A part of Melittangium boletus DSM 14713 genomic DNA contains:
- a CDS encoding cytochrome P450, translated as MSSAARRLHLSVLTSNAGLPLEPRMRCPETAESESLRWSEALRAWIVLGHEDVTGCLRDSRLGTCRVDFHEAPLQGPGEELLQAFRKSVSPRSEDGRELMCLRRQAAPGFSPEALDAWRPAITRLARHLVTRVRDQGRMDAVRALTCILPALVLAEVLGIPERDREGFLAWARAIADVQAPAADLDGGTLARHALLATREFLDYLGPLLAERRRTPGEDLLSRMLQVQPPGAVSPEQRVSHIALLLLSGLSSFADQLGNGLHELWIHPARFQRLQADPSRVRGAVEEVLRLSPAVPVLQRTVLETFSLRGKTLRKGEPVLLCLSSANRDASVFSEPECFDLDRDSARQKHLSLGFGLHYRLDAGLVKHTLKALIEVVLEELPGARLDEERASRLKRPGLHARGFESLPVRW; from the coding sequence ATGTCGAGCGCGGCTCGCAGGCTCCATCTCAGCGTTCTCACCTCCAACGCCGGTCTCCCGCTCGAGCCGAGGATGCGGTGCCCGGAGACCGCGGAGTCCGAGTCCCTGCGTTGGTCCGAGGCGCTGAGGGCCTGGATCGTCCTGGGCCATGAGGACGTGACGGGCTGCTTGCGAGACAGCCGCCTGGGGACGTGCCGGGTGGACTTCCATGAAGCGCCGCTCCAGGGCCCTGGAGAGGAATTGCTCCAGGCCTTCCGCAAGAGCGTGTCGCCGCGGTCGGAGGATGGGCGGGAGCTGATGTGCCTGCGTCGGCAGGCCGCTCCGGGCTTTTCCCCCGAGGCGCTCGACGCCTGGCGTCCGGCCATCACGCGCCTGGCGAGGCACCTGGTGACGCGGGTGCGAGACCAGGGCCGCATGGACGCGGTACGTGCCCTGACGTGCATCCTGCCCGCGCTCGTCCTCGCCGAGGTGCTGGGCATTCCCGAGCGGGATCGCGAGGGCTTCCTCGCCTGGGCGCGCGCCATCGCGGATGTCCAGGCGCCCGCCGCGGATCTGGACGGGGGCACGCTGGCCCGCCACGCCCTGCTGGCCACCCGCGAGTTCCTCGACTACCTCGGGCCGCTCCTCGCCGAGCGCCGCCGGACGCCCGGGGAGGATCTGCTCAGCCGCATGCTCCAGGTCCAGCCGCCGGGGGCGGTGAGCCCCGAACAGCGGGTGTCCCACATCGCCTTGTTGCTGCTCTCGGGCCTGTCCTCCTTCGCGGACCAGCTGGGCAATGGGCTGCACGAGCTGTGGATCCACCCCGCCCGGTTCCAGCGGCTCCAGGCGGACCCCTCGCGGGTGCGCGGAGCGGTGGAGGAGGTGCTGCGGCTGAGCCCCGCGGTGCCCGTCCTGCAGCGCACCGTCCTGGAGACCTTCTCGCTGCGCGGCAAGACCCTGCGCAAGGGCGAGCCCGTGCTCCTCTGTCTCTCCTCCGCCAACCGCGACGCCTCGGTGTTCTCCGAGCCGGAGTGCTTCGACCTCGACCGGGACAGCGCCCGGCAGAAGCACCTGAGCCTGGGCTTCGGGCTGCACTACCGGTTGGACGCCGGTCTGGTGAAGCACACGTTGAAGGCGCTGATCGAGGTCGTGCTGGAGGAGTTGCCTGGCGCGCGGCTGGACGAGGAGCGGGCCTCGCGGCTCAAGAGACCGGGGCTGCACGCACGGGGCTTCGAGTCGCTGCCGGTGCGGTGGTGA
- a CDS encoding DUF2062 domain-containing protein — translation MKRKLRRARVRLMRGAGAPSEIAGGMALGLFVALLPILGLQLPLALLVAELLRRLAHLHLSRVATAAGVWLTNPLTAAPLYGLCYLVGRPVAQWLLPVAPPRTAVQGSVSLELSTLSGPEAMTVILSLVLGSILLGVPIAWLGYRITYGMVSRQHARRQERRARRPRSTALVAGT, via the coding sequence GTGAAGAGGAAGCTGCGCCGGGCCCGGGTGCGGCTGATGCGGGGCGCGGGGGCCCCGTCGGAAATCGCCGGCGGGATGGCGCTTGGACTGTTCGTCGCGCTGCTGCCCATCCTGGGGCTGCAACTGCCCCTGGCGCTGCTCGTCGCTGAACTGTTGCGCCGGCTCGCGCACCTGCACCTGTCGCGCGTCGCCACCGCCGCGGGCGTGTGGCTCACCAATCCGCTCACCGCCGCGCCGCTCTATGGGCTGTGCTACCTCGTGGGCCGCCCGGTGGCGCAGTGGCTTTTGCCCGTTGCTCCTCCGCGCACGGCGGTGCAGGGCTCGGTGTCGTTGGAACTGTCCACGCTCTCCGGACCGGAGGCGATGACGGTGATTCTCAGCCTCGTGCTGGGCTCCATCCTTCTGGGGGTGCCCATCGCGTGGCTCGGCTATCGCATCACCTACGGCATGGTGTCCCGTCAGCACGCCCGCCGGCAGGAGCGCCGCGCCCGCAGGCCGCGCTCCACCGCGCTCGTCGCGGGGACCTGA
- a CDS encoding hybrid sensor histidine kinase/response regulator, producing MMGAVGPGVLRMLLLEDSPLDAELIQARLKEEGLRAVLERVDTREGFTSALGRQRFDVILCDYNVPGFGGGAALASARLACPETPFLFVSGALGEDTAIELLKRGATDYVLKDRLERLVPCIQRALREAHVDAERTRAERALRESEERYRLATLATSDAIWDWDLVTQRMTWNDAVLTLFGYARADVGGDITWWYDALHPEDRERVVCGIHSVIDSGAPRWQDQYRFRRKDGGYTPVVDRGHVSYDAAGKPVRMVGAIQDISAHTEAQEVLARQARFGQLMASVGLALTRGSDRGDMLRRCTEALVRHLDVAFARVWLLAEGGDTLVPEASAGLYAHVEGPLGRVRLGEHSVGRVARTREPLLVPLSEGSSRAEDLEWARVEGLSAFLGHPLLVADKCVGVVALVTRGEPASGASEVLRHAADSIALGVERMRAQEETARLFEREKAARTTAEEANRLKDEFLATVSHELRTPLTAMLGWVGLLRAGTLPLEKRARALETVERNARAQAQLIEDLLDVSRILAGKLKLDMELVDVSSVVEQALETVRPAAQARSIPLRGALDSTVRVMGDSHRLQQVVWNLLSNAVKFTPPEGAVDIWLERDGTFMTLFVQDTGQGISPEFLPHVFERFRQAEGGSTRRYGGLGLGLSIVRHLVEMHGGTVGVESEGDGKGALFSVRLPLAVVARKGNTPPPIPTRAQPLASTSPPELEGLHVLVVEDEEDTREMLRALLTSRRVRVSLASSAKEGLELLVRLSPDLLLSDIGMPGEDGYALIRGVRALPERSGGRIPAVALTAFARAEDRTRALLAGFNSHVPKPVEPMELFAVLVSLVGAQAPQARNKS from the coding sequence ATGATGGGCGCCGTGGGTCCGGGTGTGCTCCGCATGCTGCTGCTGGAGGACAGCCCTCTGGACGCCGAGTTGATCCAGGCGCGTCTGAAGGAGGAGGGCTTGCGCGCGGTGCTGGAGCGGGTGGACACCCGGGAGGGGTTCACCTCGGCGCTCGGGCGCCAGCGCTTCGATGTCATCCTCTGTGATTACAACGTCCCCGGCTTCGGGGGAGGCGCGGCGCTCGCCTCGGCGCGCCTCGCCTGTCCCGAGACGCCCTTCCTCTTCGTCTCGGGCGCCCTGGGCGAGGACACCGCCATCGAGCTGCTCAAGCGCGGCGCCACCGACTACGTCCTGAAGGACCGGCTCGAGCGCCTGGTGCCCTGCATCCAGCGCGCCCTGCGCGAGGCCCATGTCGACGCCGAGCGCACCCGGGCCGAGCGCGCCCTGCGCGAGTCCGAGGAGCGCTACCGCCTGGCCACGCTGGCCACCTCGGATGCCATCTGGGACTGGGACCTGGTCACCCAGCGGATGACCTGGAACGACGCCGTGCTCACCCTCTTCGGCTACGCGCGGGCGGACGTCGGCGGCGACATCACGTGGTGGTACGACGCCCTGCACCCGGAGGACCGCGAGCGCGTGGTGTGCGGCATCCACTCCGTCATCGACAGTGGCGCCCCGCGCTGGCAGGACCAGTACCGCTTCCGCCGCAAGGACGGGGGCTATACGCCCGTGGTGGACCGGGGCCATGTCTCCTACGACGCGGCGGGCAAGCCGGTGCGCATGGTGGGCGCCATCCAGGACATCTCCGCGCACACGGAGGCCCAGGAGGTGCTGGCGCGTCAGGCCCGCTTCGGCCAGTTGATGGCGAGCGTGGGCCTGGCCCTGACGCGCGGCAGTGACCGCGGGGACATGCTGCGGCGATGCACCGAGGCCCTGGTGCGCCACCTGGACGTGGCCTTCGCCCGGGTGTGGCTCCTGGCGGAGGGCGGGGACACGCTGGTGCCGGAGGCGAGCGCGGGGCTCTACGCCCACGTGGAGGGGCCGCTGGGCCGCGTGCGCCTGGGCGAGCACTCGGTGGGGCGCGTCGCCCGGACGCGCGAGCCGCTGCTGGTGCCGTTGTCGGAGGGCTCGTCCCGCGCGGAGGACCTGGAGTGGGCGCGGGTCGAGGGGCTGTCGGCCTTCCTGGGCCATCCGTTGCTCGTGGCCGACAAGTGCGTGGGGGTGGTGGCGCTGGTGACGCGCGGAGAGCCGGCCTCGGGAGCCAGCGAGGTGCTGCGGCATGCCGCGGACAGCATCGCCCTGGGCGTGGAGCGCATGCGCGCGCAGGAGGAGACGGCGCGCCTGTTCGAGCGCGAGAAGGCCGCGCGCACCACCGCCGAGGAGGCCAACCGGCTCAAGGATGAATTCCTCGCCACGGTGAGCCACGAGCTGCGCACGCCCCTCACGGCGATGCTCGGCTGGGTGGGGCTCCTGCGCGCGGGCACCCTTCCCCTGGAGAAGCGCGCGCGCGCCCTGGAGACGGTGGAGCGCAACGCGCGCGCCCAGGCCCAGCTCATCGAGGACCTGCTCGACGTGAGCCGCATCCTCGCGGGCAAGCTCAAGCTGGACATGGAGCTGGTGGACGTGTCCTCCGTGGTGGAGCAGGCGCTCGAGACGGTGCGCCCGGCCGCCCAGGCCCGCTCCATCCCGTTGCGCGGCGCGCTCGACTCCACGGTGCGGGTGATGGGGGACTCCCACCGGTTGCAGCAGGTGGTGTGGAACCTCCTGTCCAACGCGGTGAAGTTCACCCCTCCGGAAGGCGCCGTGGACATCTGGCTGGAGCGCGACGGCACCTTCATGACCCTCTTCGTCCAGGACACCGGCCAGGGCATCTCCCCGGAGTTCCTGCCGCACGTCTTCGAGCGCTTCCGCCAGGCGGAGGGCGGCAGCACGCGCAGATATGGAGGCCTGGGACTGGGCCTGTCCATCGTGCGCCACCTCGTGGAGATGCACGGCGGCACGGTGGGGGTGGAAAGCGAGGGAGACGGCAAGGGGGCCCTCTTCTCGGTGCGACTGCCGCTGGCCGTCGTGGCCCGCAAGGGCAACACCCCCCCGCCCATTCCCACGCGGGCGCAGCCCCTGGCCTCCACGAGTCCTCCCGAGCTCGAGGGCCTGCACGTGCTCGTGGTGGAGGACGAGGAGGACACCCGCGAGATGCTTCGCGCCCTCCTGACGTCCCGCCGGGTGCGCGTCTCCCTGGCGTCCTCCGCGAAGGAGGGCCTGGAGCTGCTCGTGCGCCTGTCCCCGGACCTGCTGTTGTCCGACATCGGAATGCCCGGGGAGGATGGCTACGCGCTCATCCGGGGCGTGCGCGCGCTGCCCGAGCGCTCCGGGGGCCGCATCCCCGCGGTGGCCCTCACCGCCTTCGCGCGGGCGGAGGATCGCACGCGCGCGCTCCTGGCGGGCTTCAACAGCCACGTGCCCAAGCCCGTGGAGCCCATGGAGCTGTTCGCCGTGCTGGTGTCCCTCGTCGGCGCTCAAGCACCCCAGGCCCGGAACAAGTCGTAG
- a CDS encoding 2-hydroxyacid dehydrogenase, which yields MTFRLLQNGRLLPALESVLTEKFDTHPLWREADPSAFLARHGSEFSGLVTSARLGADAALIDALPGLKVIATFGIGHDAIDLEAARRRGIAVSNTPGVLTDCVADLAFGALLDVARGLSAADRFVRRGDWSRGPFPLTTRVSGRKLGILGLGRIGGAIARRASGFDMEVRYCNRRPSDLAPYRYEPSLSALARWADFLVVSCAGGAETRHRVDAGVLAELGPRGFLVNVSRGSVVEEAALVEALVHQRIAGAALDVFEHEPHVPSALLSLDTVVLLPHLASGTQETRQAMADLVLANLERFVGTGTLLTPVLG from the coding sequence ATGACCTTCCGGCTCCTGCAGAATGGACGTCTGCTCCCCGCCCTGGAGTCCGTGCTGACGGAGAAGTTCGATACCCATCCGCTGTGGCGGGAGGCGGACCCCTCCGCCTTCCTCGCGCGGCATGGGAGCGAATTCTCCGGCCTGGTCACCTCGGCGCGCCTGGGCGCGGACGCGGCGTTGATCGACGCGCTGCCCGGGCTCAAGGTCATCGCCACCTTCGGCATCGGCCATGACGCCATCGACCTGGAGGCGGCCCGGCGGCGCGGCATCGCCGTCAGCAACACGCCCGGCGTCCTGACGGACTGCGTGGCGGACCTGGCCTTTGGCGCCCTGCTCGACGTGGCGCGCGGGTTGTCCGCCGCGGATCGCTTCGTGCGCCGGGGCGACTGGTCGCGAGGGCCCTTTCCCCTCACCACGCGCGTGAGTGGCAGGAAGCTCGGCATCCTGGGACTGGGGCGCATTGGCGGGGCCATCGCCCGGCGGGCCTCGGGCTTCGACATGGAGGTGCGCTACTGCAACCGCCGTCCCTCGGACCTGGCGCCCTACCGCTACGAGCCTTCCCTGAGCGCCCTGGCGCGCTGGGCCGACTTCCTGGTGGTGTCCTGCGCTGGCGGCGCGGAGACCCGGCACCGGGTGGACGCCGGCGTCCTCGCCGAGCTCGGCCCCCGGGGCTTCCTCGTCAACGTGTCCCGGGGCTCGGTGGTGGAGGAGGCCGCGTTGGTGGAGGCGCTCGTCCACCAGCGCATCGCCGGAGCCGCGCTGGACGTGTTCGAGCACGAACCCCACGTTCCTTCCGCCCTGCTGTCCCTGGACACCGTCGTGCTGCTGCCGCACCTGGCCAGTGGAACCCAGGAGACCCGTCAGGCGATGGCGGACCTGGTGCTCGCCAACCTCGAGCGCTTCGTCGGCACCGGCACGCTGCTCACGCCCGTGTTGGGGTGA
- a CDS encoding response regulator, which produces MSDLKRILLVEDSDNDVQLTLAALEETNLANEVDVVSDGQQALDYLYRRGPYAGRFGGHPAVVLLDLKLPKLNGLEVLAQLKGDPELKQIPVVMLTSSREEPDLARAYALGVNAYVVKPVGFSAFSSALKELGLFWAILNQPPPGTVPKDGG; this is translated from the coding sequence ATGAGTGACCTCAAGCGAATCCTCCTCGTCGAGGACAGTGACAACGACGTGCAGCTCACGCTCGCGGCCCTCGAGGAGACGAACCTCGCCAACGAGGTGGACGTGGTGTCCGATGGGCAGCAGGCGCTCGACTACCTCTATCGCCGCGGTCCCTACGCCGGGCGCTTCGGCGGCCACCCGGCCGTGGTGCTGCTGGACCTGAAGCTGCCCAAGTTGAACGGCCTCGAGGTGCTCGCGCAACTCAAGGGGGACCCGGAGCTCAAGCAGATTCCCGTGGTGATGCTGACCTCGTCCCGGGAGGAGCCGGACCTGGCGCGTGCCTACGCCCTGGGGGTCAACGCCTATGTCGTGAAGCCCGTGGGGTTCTCCGCCTTCTCCTCGGCCCTCAAGGAGCTGGGCCTGTTCTGGGCCATCCTCAACCAGCCCCCTCCCGGCACCGTGCCCAAGGACGGCGGATGA
- a CDS encoding ATP-binding protein, which yields MKKPASAAPSERLESVREVLMGGGEVGALLRGMDWAATSLGPVDSWPQSLRSALSICLGSGFPIGIYWGADLVLFYNDGYIPIAGGKHPWALGRPGEEVWPEIWDGLRRSFARVMETGAATYEEDSLLLMHRHGYTEECYFNFTLSPIRGEGGRVEGVFNAVLETTYRVINARRTQVLRELAERTAVARTAREACLLTASSLGAAPLDVPFCALYLVDEKEGGARLTASSGFAPGGPSLPSVLSLEVGAPSPWPLAEVRLSGRVEQVSGLSERLGFAPPGGPWPEPSNSALVVPFLVGTGELASGFLVMGLSPRRALDEEYRQFAERAAAHVSRVMSVAAAFEEERQRAEALAELDRAKTAFFSNVSHEFRTPLTLMLGPIEDALAATEPALHGAELERVHRNGLRLLKLVNTLLDFSRIEAGRIEASFAPTDLAALTRELASTFRSAVERAGLRLRVDCEPLAQPVYVDRDMWEKIVLNLLSNALKFTFAGEISVTLRGGDSRVELTVRDTGTGIPPEELPRIFERFHRVQDARSRTHEGSGIGLALVRELVALHGGTVRVESHVGEGTAFFLSLPTGSAHLPSDRLGVSRTRVSTASGAEAYMEEALRWGRGSATESEPVRASVHPTAGARIVLADDNADMREYVARLLGAFWRVEAVADGQAALDAVLREPPELVLTDVMMPRLDGFGLLRALKADARTRMVPVILLSARAGEEAQVDGLGAGADDYLVKPFSARELLARVGARLEIARMRAGLNAELERKVRERTAQLQESNRELESFSYSVSHDLRAPLRHILGFAELLAKRTRGTLDDKSQHYVDVIAEAARKGGQLVDDLLAFSRLGRAELKRATVDLARLVDEVRADLAPEAEGRDIHWRVMALPPVQADASLLRMALKNLLSNALKYTRPRAEALIEISAEASPEEVRVHVRDNGVGFEMKYADKLFGVFQRLHAAAQFEGTGIGLANVRRIIARHGGHVWAEGAVDQGACFHFSLPHARVGASPHE from the coding sequence ATGAAGAAGCCAGCGAGCGCCGCGCCCTCCGAGCGTCTCGAGTCCGTGAGAGAGGTGCTGATGGGGGGAGGGGAGGTCGGCGCTCTGTTGCGCGGCATGGACTGGGCAGCCACGTCCCTCGGGCCCGTGGACTCCTGGCCTCAGAGCCTGCGCTCGGCGCTCAGCATCTGCCTGGGTTCTGGCTTCCCCATCGGCATCTATTGGGGGGCGGACCTCGTGCTGTTCTACAACGACGGCTACATCCCCATCGCGGGAGGTAAGCACCCGTGGGCGCTTGGCCGCCCCGGTGAGGAAGTGTGGCCGGAGATCTGGGACGGGCTGCGGCGCTCGTTCGCACGGGTGATGGAGACCGGAGCGGCCACGTATGAGGAGGACAGCCTCCTGCTCATGCACCGCCATGGGTACACGGAGGAGTGCTACTTCAACTTCACCTTGAGCCCCATCCGGGGAGAGGGCGGCCGGGTGGAGGGCGTCTTCAACGCCGTCCTGGAGACGACCTACCGTGTCATCAACGCGCGGCGCACCCAGGTGTTGCGCGAGCTGGCGGAGCGCACGGCCGTGGCGCGCACGGCCCGGGAGGCGTGTCTGCTGACCGCGAGCTCCCTGGGCGCGGCGCCCCTGGACGTGCCCTTCTGCGCCCTCTACCTCGTCGATGAGAAGGAGGGCGGCGCGCGGCTCACCGCCTCGTCGGGGTTCGCGCCCGGAGGTCCCTCCCTTCCCTCCGTCCTCTCGTTGGAGGTGGGGGCGCCGTCGCCCTGGCCGCTGGCGGAAGTCCGTCTGTCGGGACGGGTGGAGCAGGTGTCGGGGCTGTCGGAGCGGCTGGGCTTCGCGCCGCCGGGAGGCCCCTGGCCGGAGCCCTCGAACTCGGCGTTGGTGGTGCCCTTCCTGGTGGGCACGGGGGAGCTGGCTTCGGGGTTCCTCGTCATGGGTTTGAGCCCGCGCCGGGCGCTGGACGAGGAGTACCGGCAGTTCGCCGAGCGCGCGGCGGCGCACGTGTCCCGGGTCATGTCCGTGGCGGCGGCGTTCGAGGAGGAGCGCCAGCGGGCCGAGGCGCTCGCCGAGCTGGATCGGGCCAAGACGGCCTTCTTCTCCAATGTGAGCCACGAGTTCCGCACGCCCCTCACGCTCATGCTCGGCCCCATCGAGGACGCGCTCGCGGCGACGGAGCCCGCGCTCCACGGCGCCGAGCTGGAGCGGGTGCACCGCAACGGGCTGCGCCTGCTCAAGCTCGTCAACACGCTCCTGGACTTCAGCCGCATCGAGGCGGGCCGCATCGAGGCCTCCTTCGCGCCCACGGACCTGGCGGCGCTGACGCGGGAGCTGGCCAGCACGTTCCGCTCCGCGGTGGAGCGCGCCGGCCTGCGTCTGCGCGTGGACTGCGAGCCCCTGGCCCAGCCCGTCTACGTGGACCGGGACATGTGGGAGAAGATCGTCCTCAATCTGCTCTCCAACGCGCTCAAGTTCACGTTCGCGGGGGAGATCTCCGTCACGCTGCGCGGCGGGGACTCGCGCGTGGAGCTCACCGTGCGCGACACCGGCACGGGCATTCCTCCCGAGGAGCTGCCGAGGATCTTCGAGCGCTTCCACCGCGTGCAGGACGCCCGGTCGCGAACCCACGAGGGCAGTGGCATCGGCCTGGCCCTGGTGCGCGAGCTGGTGGCGCTGCATGGCGGCACGGTGCGCGTGGAGAGCCACGTGGGCGAGGGGACGGCCTTCTTCCTGTCCCTGCCCACCGGCAGCGCGCATCTGCCCTCGGACAGGCTCGGCGTGTCCCGGACGCGCGTGTCGACGGCCTCGGGCGCCGAGGCCTATATGGAGGAGGCGCTGCGCTGGGGGCGCGGCTCGGCCACGGAGTCCGAGCCCGTGCGCGCGAGCGTCCATCCCACCGCGGGGGCGCGCATCGTGCTCGCGGACGACAACGCGGACATGCGCGAGTACGTCGCCCGGTTGCTGGGCGCGTTCTGGCGGGTGGAGGCGGTGGCGGATGGACAGGCCGCGCTGGACGCCGTGCTGCGCGAGCCGCCGGAGCTCGTGCTCACCGACGTGATGATGCCCCGGTTGGATGGCTTCGGCCTCTTGCGCGCGCTCAAGGCGGACGCGCGCACCCGGATGGTGCCCGTCATCCTGTTGTCGGCCCGGGCGGGGGAAGAGGCCCAGGTGGACGGCCTGGGCGCGGGCGCCGATGACTACCTGGTCAAGCCCTTCTCCGCGCGCGAGCTGCTCGCGCGGGTGGGGGCCCGGTTGGAGATCGCCCGGATGCGCGCCGGGCTCAACGCGGAGCTGGAGCGCAAGGTCCGCGAGCGCACCGCCCAGCTCCAGGAGTCCAACCGGGAGCTGGAGAGCTTCAGCTACTCGGTGAGCCATGACCTGCGCGCGCCCCTGCGCCACATCCTGGGGTTCGCCGAGCTGCTCGCCAAGCGCACCCGCGGCACCCTCGACGACAAGTCCCAGCACTACGTGGACGTCATCGCGGAAGCGGCGCGCAAGGGCGGCCAGCTCGTGGATGACCTGCTCGCGTTCAGCCGCCTGGGCCGCGCGGAGCTCAAGCGCGCCACGGTGGACCTGGCACGGCTGGTGGACGAGGTCCGCGCCGACCTCGCTCCCGAGGCGGAGGGGCGAGACATCCACTGGCGGGTGATGGCCCTGCCGCCGGTGCAGGCGGACGCCTCGCTCCTGCGCATGGCCTTGAAGAACCTGCTGTCCAACGCGCTGAAGTACACGCGGCCCCGCGCCGAGGCCCTTATCGAGATTTCCGCCGAGGCGTCACCAGAAGAGGTGCGGGTGCACGTGCGCGACAACGGAGTGGGCTTCGAGATGAAGTACGCGGACAAGCTCTTCGGCGTCTTCCAGCGGCTGCACGCCGCCGCGCAATTCGAGGGCACGGGCATCGGCCTGGCGAACGTGCGGCGGATCATCGCCCGCCATGGTGGCCACGTCTGGGCCGAGGGCGCCGTGGACCAGGGTGCCTGCTTCCATTTCTCCCTCCCCCATGCTCGTGTCGGAGCGTCCCCCCATGAGTGA
- a CDS encoding DNA-methyltransferase — translation MPHYRLSHDDAVAWLRALPEASADLVITDPAYESLEKHRAVGTTTRLKRGKGSSNAWFPIFPNARFPELFQALWRVLKRDSHFYLFCDAETMFIARPLAEAVGFRFWKPLIWDKQHIGMGYHYRARYECILFFEKGRRRLSDLGVADVLSVPRVHRGYPTEKPVELSEVLIRQSSAPGGTVVDPFMGSGSVGVAAARLGRDFLGTDICPEARVLTETRLRAEGAQPGEAPPRYDLFRAWGA, via the coding sequence ATGCCCCATTATCGCCTGTCTCATGACGATGCCGTCGCGTGGCTCCGCGCCCTGCCCGAGGCCTCGGCGGATCTCGTCATCACGGATCCCGCCTACGAATCGCTCGAGAAACACCGGGCGGTGGGCACCACCACGCGGCTCAAGCGGGGCAAGGGCTCGAGCAACGCCTGGTTCCCCATCTTCCCCAACGCGCGCTTCCCGGAGCTGTTCCAGGCGCTGTGGCGGGTGCTCAAGCGCGACTCCCACTTCTATTTGTTCTGCGACGCCGAGACGATGTTCATCGCCCGGCCGCTCGCGGAGGCCGTGGGCTTCCGCTTCTGGAAGCCGCTCATCTGGGACAAGCAGCACATTGGAATGGGCTACCACTACCGGGCCCGCTACGAGTGCATCCTCTTCTTCGAGAAGGGCCGGCGGCGCCTGAGCGATCTCGGGGTGGCGGACGTGCTGAGCGTGCCGCGCGTGCACCGGGGCTACCCGACGGAGAAGCCCGTGGAGTTGAGCGAGGTGCTCATCCGGCAGAGCAGCGCGCCGGGCGGCACGGTGGTGGATCCCTTCATGGGCTCGGGCTCGGTGGGCGTGGCGGCGGCGCGGCTCGGCCGGGACTTCCTGGGCACGGACATCTGCCCGGAGGCCCGGGTGCTCACCGAGACCCGCCTGCGCGCGGAAGGCGCCCAGCCCGGCGAGGCGCCCCCGCGCTACGACTTGTTCCGGGCCTGGGGTGCTTGA
- a CDS encoding metallophosphoesterase, with the protein MEASSPSPDARVAPPRAPAGLLLMVLTMLGLVAGLHVYLGARLISAPGLPSPWADLGWAVLGLGFLSIPAAMASTRMRPSWREQVLHWGGMLWLGAFGLLLTATAVADVAGWVWRLTGSAPGGMEWARLEALGVVGVVGPALLLAFRTARSPARVERVTVPVAGLGEGLSGMKVVQISDIHIGPTLDRRFMRRVVEQVNALKPDLVAVTGDLVDGNVARLRDEVAPLADLRAPLGVYFVTGNHEYYHGGAAWSAEVARLGLTVLNNAHRVVERAGARLTVAGVTDLEGGRMEAGHACRPDVALAGAPEGVPRLLLAHQPRVALRAGGLGVDLQLSGHTHGGQLFPFMAFVKLQQPVIQGLATVAGVRVYTHRGTGYWGPPLRLGPAPEIAELTLVRAAPGDSSSNH; encoded by the coding sequence GTGGAGGCGTCGTCCCCATCCCCCGATGCGCGCGTGGCGCCCCCTCGGGCCCCCGCGGGTCTGCTCCTGATGGTGTTGACGATGCTGGGGCTCGTCGCGGGGTTGCACGTCTACCTCGGGGCGAGGCTCATCTCGGCGCCGGGCCTCCCCTCGCCCTGGGCGGACCTGGGCTGGGCGGTGTTGGGGCTGGGGTTCCTCTCCATCCCGGCGGCGATGGCGTCCACGCGCATGCGTCCCTCCTGGCGCGAGCAGGTGCTGCACTGGGGCGGCATGCTCTGGCTGGGCGCGTTCGGCCTGCTGCTGACGGCCACGGCGGTGGCGGACGTGGCGGGGTGGGTGTGGCGGCTCACGGGCTCGGCGCCGGGTGGGATGGAGTGGGCTCGGCTCGAGGCGCTGGGCGTGGTGGGCGTGGTGGGCCCGGCGCTGCTCCTCGCCTTCCGCACGGCGCGCTCTCCGGCGCGGGTGGAGCGGGTGACGGTGCCCGTGGCGGGCCTGGGCGAGGGGCTGTCGGGGATGAAGGTGGTGCAGATCTCCGACATCCACATCGGCCCCACGCTGGACCGGCGCTTCATGCGGCGGGTGGTGGAGCAGGTCAACGCCTTGAAACCCGACCTGGTGGCGGTGACGGGGGACCTGGTGGATGGGAACGTCGCGCGGCTGCGGGACGAGGTGGCGCCCCTGGCGGACCTGCGGGCGCCGCTGGGCGTCTACTTCGTCACCGGCAACCACGAGTACTACCACGGGGGCGCGGCCTGGAGCGCCGAGGTGGCCCGGCTGGGACTCACGGTGCTGAACAACGCGCACCGGGTGGTGGAACGGGCTGGAGCTCGCTTGACGGTGGCGGGCGTGACGGACCTCGAGGGTGGGCGCATGGAGGCGGGCCACGCATGTAGGCCGGACGTGGCGCTCGCGGGCGCTCCCGAGGGCGTGCCCCGCCTGCTCCTCGCGCACCAGCCGCGCGTGGCCCTGCGCGCCGGGGGACTGGGCGTGGACCTCCAACTGTCCGGACACACCCACGGTGGGCAACTCTTTCCCTTCATGGCCTTCGTGAAGTTGCAGCAGCCCGTCATCCAGGGTCTGGCCACGGTCGCGGGCGTCCGCGTCTACACCCACCGGGGGACGGGCTATTGGGGCCCTCCGCTGCGCCTGGGTCCCGCGCCGGAGATCGCCGAACTGACGCTCGTGCGCGCGGCGCCGGGTGATTCGTCCTCCAATCACTGA